From Woronichinia naegeliana WA131, the proteins below share one genomic window:
- a CDS encoding WD40 repeat domain-containing protein: MTDFIEELREEGYKIGISQYIAAQKLVLTLIDQGETLDSPGSLGGYLGPIFCSSPTEQEDFQQRFKLWLDSIPISPAPETTTSEVHSLDTKAQVLSQELSDIQSHANQLTVGLVIVATVLIAALFPLIWNPSRTPTIVATPSPTLASPTPKASSSVPTPSPSPKPSIKPSPPSESSKLVFKPVVNASSPFFCGWQQKWLIFFILAVPITVFLYALRRGLWSQQADLFLKRLGMDREPKLEKISIQGVEQDLFPPLIFNQIARGLKRRVHIPSQQLDVNKTIEATLKKGSWLSPVYGTYQTLVEYLFLVDSASFRDHQAQFVEEMINCLKKDGVLITVYFFEGDPRICFSKERNNSPRKLQEIIHQYHDRCLIVVSDSDRFFSDISGELEPWVSQLKTWEKRAVLTPNPISNWSNQEFFLAQNFIVLPATAEGLQVLSQVLNPEVIKSYLLSGQVQTPLPEQLLIHSFHWLDRSPPTAAEITSMLKSLEEYLGNDGYYWFTACAVFPELHWNITLYLGTQLKTQSNQSLAEVCSPIKLARLPWFRSGYMPDWLRSLLILKLTKEQELTIRSALQNLLVSSVQGTVNQQQLEVATQYEKMLPDLLNPMLRLLSKRSEDGSPLRDYLFLDFMQGKPILATKVPDELRDSLKRKNLLPRTLPRTFGEWLVAAVIITGATLLPLFGLQQWHRWRVGALLTAAETTSTGESVVNNVFEAITATGLSHSTLVQFPEYPPFPSVEESLLKIIQAEQSTKVLSHPSQVWSVSYSPDGKTLASADGKTLASASADNTVKLWDVGTGKELETLNGHQDQVISVSYSPDGKTLASASYDKTVKLWDVVTGKELKTLNGHQDSVSSVSFSPDGKTLASGSADKTVKLWDVVTGKELKTLNEHHNGVASVSFSPDGKTLASASWDKTVKLWDVGTGKELNTLNGHPEEVNSVSFSPDGKTLASGSGDGTVKLWDVGTGKELKTLKGHPEAVNSVSFSPDGKTLAAASLDKTVKLWDVGTGKELKTLNGHQNGVVSVSFPPDGKTLASGSADKTVRIWEVKALWDNGKEPPISQPLRGHEDQVFAVAFRPDRNQIVSGGPDKTLRLWDGNTGKTIGNPLQGHTAPVRALAYSPDGKYIVSGGSENILRLWDAETGKAIATLQGHTGEVNSVAFSPDGKRIVSGSDDKTLRIWDAETGKAIRTLSGHTDWVRTVAFSPDGKRIVSGSLDKTLRIWDTETGKAIATLPGHTDTVYSVVFSPDGKRIVSGSSDKTLRIWDVETGKTLTTLQGHTGEVNSVAFSPDSKRIASGSYDKTLRLWDAETGKAIGKPLKGHTGEVISVAFSPDGKRIVSGSNDNTLRIWHISWEYLLPILCNQLQNHPNLKEPSTDVAWEAKETCEHFVWAKSAESTAKPSPINP, translated from the coding sequence TTGACAGATTTTATTGAAGAATTGAGAGAGGAAGGCTACAAAATCGGCATTTCTCAATATATTGCTGCCCAAAAGCTTGTTCTTACCCTCATTGACCAGGGAGAAACGTTGGATAGTCCAGGTTCTCTGGGAGGATATTTAGGGCCAATTTTTTGTAGTTCCCCTACTGAACAAGAGGATTTTCAGCAACGATTTAAGCTTTGGCTTGACTCTATACCCATTTCCCCCGCACCCGAAACCACGACTTCAGAAGTTCATTCCCTCGATACTAAAGCTCAAGTTTTGTCCCAGGAGTTGAGCGATATACAGTCTCACGCTAATCAGTTAACCGTTGGCTTAGTGATTGTGGCCACTGTTCTGATTGCCGCCCTTTTCCCCCTGATCTGGAATCCGTCTCGAACACCAACCATCGTCGCAACTCCTTCACCTACCTTAGCTTCACCCACTCCAAAAGCTTCGAGTTCTGTCCCAACTCCGTCCCCTAGTCCCAAACCCTCAATTAAACCTTCTCCTCCGTCTGAATCCTCGAAGCTTGTCTTCAAACCTGTTGTCAACGCTTCATCACCTTTTTTCTGTGGTTGGCAACAAAAATGGTTGATCTTTTTTATCCTTGCTGTACCTATTACCGTTTTTCTTTATGCCCTTCGGCGTGGTCTCTGGTCTCAACAGGCTGATTTGTTTCTAAAACGTTTGGGAATGGATCGGGAACCAAAACTTGAGAAAATTTCTATTCAGGGGGTTGAGCAAGATTTATTTCCTCCCCTAATCTTTAACCAAATTGCGCGGGGTTTAAAACGTCGAGTTCATATTCCCTCTCAGCAGCTTGATGTAAATAAAACGATTGAGGCAACCCTGAAAAAAGGTAGTTGGCTCTCACCCGTCTATGGAACCTACCAAACGCTGGTGGAGTATCTTTTTCTGGTAGATTCGGCTAGTTTTCGGGATCATCAAGCCCAATTTGTGGAGGAGATGATTAACTGTCTTAAAAAAGATGGTGTTTTGATTACGGTTTATTTTTTTGAAGGCGATCCCCGCATTTGTTTTTCTAAAGAGCGTAATAATTCTCCTCGCAAACTCCAGGAAATTATTCATCAATATCACGATCGCTGTTTGATTGTGGTTTCCGATAGCGATCGCTTTTTTAGTGACATTAGCGGTGAATTAGAACCCTGGGTAAGTCAGCTTAAAACCTGGGAGAAACGGGCGGTTTTGACTCCCAATCCCATCAGTAATTGGAGTAATCAGGAATTTTTCCTCGCCCAAAATTTCATTGTTTTACCTGCAACGGCGGAGGGTTTACAGGTCTTAAGCCAGGTTTTGAACCCCGAAGTGATCAAATCCTATCTGCTTTCTGGGCAGGTGCAAACGCCCTTACCTGAGCAATTGTTGATCCATTCTTTCCATTGGTTAGATCGCTCTCCTCCCACTGCCGCAGAAATTACCTCAATGCTCAAGTCTCTAGAAGAATATTTGGGAAACGATGGTTATTACTGGTTTACGGCCTGTGCGGTATTTCCAGAGCTACATTGGAATATTACCCTCTATCTGGGAACTCAACTAAAAACGCAATCAAACCAATCCCTAGCCGAAGTTTGTTCCCCCATCAAGTTGGCCCGTTTACCCTGGTTTCGGTCGGGTTATATGCCTGATTGGTTGAGGAGTTTGCTGATTTTAAAACTGACTAAAGAACAGGAATTAACCATTCGTTCCGCCCTCCAGAATTTACTGGTTAGCTCGGTGCAGGGAACGGTAAATCAACAGCAATTAGAAGTGGCAACTCAGTACGAAAAAATGTTGCCCGATTTGCTCAATCCGATGCTTCGCTTGTTGAGTAAAAGGTCTGAGGATGGCAGTCCTTTACGCGACTATCTTTTTCTGGACTTTATGCAGGGAAAACCGATTCTGGCGACGAAAGTACCCGATGAATTAAGGGATTCCCTGAAACGAAAAAACCTGCTGCCTCGAACTCTGCCTCGTACTTTCGGGGAATGGCTCGTCGCGGCGGTAATCATCACAGGGGCCACGCTCTTACCGCTTTTTGGGCTGCAACAGTGGCATCGTTGGCGAGTGGGAGCTTTATTGACGGCGGCGGAAACGACTTCTACGGGGGAATCTGTTGTGAACAATGTGTTTGAAGCGATTACTGCCACAGGGCTAAGTCACTCAACTTTGGTGCAATTTCCCGAATATCCTCCTTTTCCCTCGGTGGAGGAAAGTTTGCTGAAGATTATCCAGGCAGAGCAATCGACAAAAGTTTTATCCCATCCATCGCAGGTCTGGAGTGTGAGTTATTCCCCCGATGGCAAAACCTTGGCTTCCGCCGATGGCAAAACCTTGGCTTCCGCGAGTGCGGACAATACGGTGAAATTGTGGGACGTGGGGACGGGAAAAGAACTCGAAACCCTCAACGGGCATCAAGATCAGGTCATTAGTGTGAGTTATTCCCCCGATGGCAAAACCTTGGCTTCCGCGAGTTATGACAAAACGGTGAAATTGTGGGACGTGGTTACGGGAAAAGAACTCAAAACCCTCAACGGACATCAAGATTCGGTCTCTAGTGTGAGTTTTTCCCCCGATGGCAAAACCTTGGCTTCTGGGAGTGCGGACAAAACGGTGAAATTGTGGGACGTGGTTACGGGAAAAGAACTCAAAACCCTCAATGAGCATCATAATGGGGTCGCTAGTGTGAGTTTTTCCCCCGATGGCAAAACCCTGGCTTCCGCGAGTTGGGACAAAACGGTGAAGTTGTGGGACGTAGGTACGGGCAAAGAACTCAACACCCTCAATGGGCATCCAGAAGAGGTCAATAGTGTGAGTTTTTCCCCCGATGGCAAAACCTTGGCTTCTGGGAGTGGGGACGGAACGGTGAAATTGTGGGACGTAGGTACGGGCAAAGAACTCAAAACCCTCAAGGGGCATCCAGAAGCGGTCAATAGTGTGAGTTTTTCCCCCGATGGCAAAACCTTGGCTGCCGCGAGTTTGGACAAAACGGTGAAATTGTGGGACGTGGGGACGGGAAAAGAACTCAAAACCCTCAATGGGCATCAAAATGGGGTAGTTAGTGTGAGTTTTCCCCCCGATGGCAAGACCTTGGCTTCTGGGAGTGCGGACAAAACGGTACGGATTTGGGAGGTAAAAGCCCTCTGGGATAACGGCAAGGAACCCCCCATTAGCCAACCTTTGCGGGGTCACGAGGATCAAGTCTTTGCAGTCGCCTTCAGGCCCGATCGCAATCAGATCGTCAGTGGTGGCCCAGACAAAACTCTACGATTATGGGATGGGAATACGGGAAAGACGATTGGGAACCCCCTTCAAGGTCATACAGCACCAGTTCGAGCATTAGCCTACAGTCCTGATGGAAAGTACATCGTTAGCGGTGGCTCAGAGAACATCCTACGGCTTTGGGATGCCGAGACTGGAAAGGCGATCGCAACTCTGCAAGGTCATACAGGTGAGGTTAACTCAGTAGCATTTAGTCCCGATGGCAAGCGTATAGTTAGTGGCAGTGACGACAAAACTCTGCGAATTTGGGACGCGGAAACGGGAAAGGCGATCAGAACTCTTTCAGGTCATACAGATTGGGTCAGGACTGTAGCATTTAGTCCCGATGGCAAACGTATCGTCAGTGGTAGCTTAGACAAAACTCTACGAATTTGGGATACAGAAACGGGAAAAGCGATCGCAACTCTTCCAGGCCATACAGATACGGTTTACTCAGTGGTATTTAGTCCCGATGGCAAACGTATAGTTAGTGGTAGCTCAGACAAAACTCTACGAATTTGGGATGTAGAGACGGGAAAGACGCTCACAACTCTGCAAGGTCATACAGGAGAAGTTAATTCAGTAGCATTTAGTCCTGATAGCAAACGTATCGCCAGTGGTAGTTATGATAAAACCCTACGACTTTGGGATGCAGAGACGGGAAAAGCGATTGGTAAACCGCTCAAAGGTCATACAGGAGAAGTGATTTCAGTGGCATTTAGTCCCGATGGTAAGCGTATCGTCAGTGGTAGTAATGACAATACGCTAAGGATTTGGCATATTTCCTGGGAATATTTGCTCCCCATCCTTTGCAACCAATTACAAAATCATCCCAACCTCAAGGAACCCAGCACCGATGTCGCCTGGGAAGCCAAAGAAACCTGTGAACATTTTGTTTGGGCTAAATCCGCCGAATCTACAGCCAAACCAAGCCCCATTAATCCCTAA
- a CDS encoding SART-1 family protein yields MDIVTLTALLAPHLPTLMKLGGKAAESAASKVGADTWETVKKIWAKLSPRIEAKESAKEAAIDVANNPDDEDLQAALRVQLKKLLEQNKELAEAIAKILAEASPEVIAAVQITQTTTGDKNVIIGQMSGGTFQSNVP; encoded by the coding sequence ATGGATATTGTAACTTTGACAGCCCTTCTCGCTCCCCATTTACCTACTTTGATGAAACTTGGTGGTAAGGCCGCCGAGAGTGCCGCCAGCAAGGTTGGTGCCGATACTTGGGAAACGGTCAAAAAAATCTGGGCAAAGTTGAGTCCTCGGATTGAAGCTAAGGAGTCAGCTAAGGAGGCCGCAATAGATGTAGCGAATAATCCAGACGATGAAGACTTACAAGCCGCTCTACGGGTACAGTTGAAGAAACTACTAGAGCAGAATAAAGAATTAGCTGAAGCGATCGCCAAAATTCTGGCAGAGGCTTCCCCAGAGGTCATTGCAGCAGTACAAATTACTCAGACGACAACGGGGGATAAAAACGTGATTATTGGCCAGATGAGTGGCGGTACTTTTCAGAGTAACGTTCCGTAG
- a CDS encoding IS630 family transposase — MIKLEFTEEDKRLLSYGRFNHPHPRVQLKMEVLWLKSQGLSHQKIAQFAGVSVNTVTSYIRDYQEGGIEKLKEIKFNRPKSELTEHQGTIEAYFESNPPATINEAVKRIEELTGIKRSPTQVRKFLKSIGMRCLKVGTIPSKADVEAQDSYREKELEPRLEEAKAGKRAVFFVDASHFVMGAFVNFIWCFKRIFIKSPSGRKRFNVLGALNAITHEVIMVTNSSYITGTQVCELLEKIAELGLLIPITLVLDNARYQKCRIVQELAESLGIELLYLPPYSPNLNLIERLWKFVKKKCLYAKYYEDFTQFSAAISGCLEDANVKYKEELDSLLTLRFQRFDKSQIMNV; from the coding sequence ATGATTAAGTTAGAATTTACAGAAGAAGACAAAAGACTGTTGTCTTACGGTCGGTTTAATCACCCGCATCCTAGAGTGCAGCTAAAGATGGAAGTTTTATGGCTAAAAAGTCAGGGATTGTCTCATCAAAAAATTGCTCAATTCGCAGGAGTTTCAGTAAATACGGTGACAAGCTATATCCGTGATTATCAAGAGGGCGGGATAGAAAAACTAAAAGAAATAAAATTTAATCGCCCGAAAAGCGAGTTAACAGAGCATCAAGGGACAATTGAGGCATATTTTGAGTCAAATCCACCAGCAACAATAAATGAAGCAGTAAAAAGAATAGAAGAATTAACAGGAATAAAAAGAAGTCCGACGCAAGTCAGAAAATTTTTAAAGTCAATAGGAATGAGGTGTCTAAAGGTGGGAACAATTCCATCAAAAGCAGATGTAGAAGCTCAGGATAGCTATAGAGAAAAAGAGCTAGAACCAAGGCTAGAAGAGGCAAAAGCAGGAAAAAGGGCAGTTTTCTTTGTAGATGCCTCTCATTTTGTAATGGGAGCATTTGTAAATTTTATATGGTGCTTCAAGAGGATTTTTATTAAGTCACCATCAGGGAGAAAACGTTTTAATGTGTTAGGAGCATTAAATGCAATTACCCATGAAGTAATTATGGTAACGAACAGTTCTTATATTACGGGAACTCAGGTTTGTGAACTCCTAGAAAAGATAGCAGAATTAGGACTATTAATACCGATTACGTTGGTATTAGACAATGCTCGTTATCAAAAATGCCGAATTGTGCAGGAGTTGGCAGAATCATTAGGAATAGAGTTACTGTACTTACCTCCTTATTCTCCTAACTTGAATTTAATTGAAAGACTGTGGAAGTTTGTGAAGAAGAAGTGTTTATACGCAAAATATTATGAAGATTTTACGCAGTTTTCTGCAGCAATTTCAGGATGTCTTGAGGATGCTAACGTAAAATATAAGGAGGAGCTTGATTCTCTGCTCACCTTACGATTTCAACGCTTTGATAAATCTCAGATTATGAACGTTTGA
- the ftsZ gene encoding cell division protein FtsZ: protein MIFNNDINHDFSLDHPSLNGAESGESSDSLDDLFADQDDLAIFSTPADPKTSIQLDARRSQIVPSSVARIKVIGVGGGGCNAVNRMINSGVTGIEFWAINTDSQALIQAAAPQQLQIGQKLTRGLGAGGNPAIGQKAAEESREDIAKALENTDLVFITAGMGGGTGTGAAPIVAEVAKEMGCLTVGIITRPFTFEGRRRANQAEDGINALQSRVDTLIVIPNNQLLAVIPAETPLQEAFRVADDILRQGVQGISDIITIPGLVNVDFADVRAIMADAGSALMGIGVGSGKSRAKEGATAAISSPLLESSIEGAKGVVFNITGGYDLTLHEVNVAAETIYEVVDPNANIIFGAVIDEKMQGEMRITVIATGFSGDHRPVKELEVVAPKPVVPSLSILTSAPVENPPRRETDIPGFLRDRRDRRFPKS from the coding sequence ATGATTTTTAACAATGACATTAACCATGATTTTTCCCTAGATCATCCCAGCCTCAATGGAGCAGAGAGCGGGGAGTCGTCTGATAGCCTAGACGATTTGTTTGCCGATCAAGACGATTTAGCGATCTTTTCTACTCCTGCCGATCCCAAAACCTCGATTCAGTTAGATGCAAGGAGAAGTCAGATTGTGCCTAGTAGTGTTGCCAGAATTAAAGTAATTGGTGTTGGTGGTGGCGGTTGTAATGCAGTCAACCGTATGATTAACAGTGGTGTAACGGGAATTGAGTTCTGGGCAATTAATACGGATTCCCAAGCACTAATACAAGCGGCGGCTCCCCAGCAGTTACAGATCGGCCAAAAATTAACCAGGGGTTTAGGGGCGGGTGGTAATCCGGCGATCGGACAAAAGGCTGCGGAGGAATCCCGTGAAGATATTGCCAAAGCGTTAGAAAATACGGATTTAGTCTTTATTACGGCTGGCATGGGTGGAGGCACTGGCACTGGCGCGGCCCCGATTGTGGCCGAAGTGGCCAAAGAAATGGGCTGTTTAACGGTTGGTATTATTACTCGTCCCTTTACTTTTGAAGGACGACGAAGAGCCAATCAAGCAGAAGACGGGATCAATGCCCTCCAATCCCGTGTGGATACTTTGATTGTCATTCCCAACAACCAATTACTGGCTGTGATCCCCGCAGAAACCCCGTTACAAGAAGCTTTTCGGGTGGCTGATGATATTCTGCGTCAAGGTGTACAAGGAATTTCCGATATTATTACTATTCCGGGTTTAGTCAATGTGGACTTTGCGGATGTCAGGGCTATTATGGCGGATGCAGGTTCGGCCTTGATGGGAATTGGTGTGGGTTCAGGTAAGTCTCGTGCCAAAGAAGGGGCTACGGCGGCGATTTCTTCCCCGCTTTTAGAATCATCTATTGAAGGAGCCAAGGGTGTTGTCTTTAATATCACTGGCGGTTATGATTTGACCCTTCATGAGGTGAATGTTGCGGCGGAAACTATTTATGAAGTAGTTGATCCCAACGCCAATATTATTTTTGGGGCGGTTATTGACGAGAAAATGCAAGGGGAAATGCGCATTACGGTGATTGCAACGGGTTTTAGCGGAGATCATCGCCCTGTTAAGGAACTTGAGGTCGTTGCCCCCAAACCAGTTGTTCCTTCCCTATCGATATTAACCTCTGCCCCTGTCGAGAATCCCCCTCGGCGTGAGACCGATATTCCTGGCTTTTTACGTGATCGTCGTGATCGTCGTTTTCCGAAGTCTTAA
- a CDS encoding S41 family peptidase: MDKQKRGLILGATALLLTTVTVTGVGLRLARSQAFFQDNPKEVVDEVWQIVNRTYVDGTFNQVDWRAVRKDYLGRTYKNPDEAYKAIREMLKKLGDPYTRFMNPEEFQAMQIDTSGELSGVGIQLAQDKDSKKLIVIAPIESTPAYKAGILAKDVIVKIDGKSTKGMEVDDAVKLIRGKPGTQVVLTIKRGNRNIDYPLVRAKIEIHPVRAEAENTAIGKIGYIRLNQFSAHAGDEMRTAMQALEKQNVKGYILDLRSNPGGLLYASVDIGRLWLKDGKIVSTVDRQGEVEQQSANNQQLTNKPLVVLVDGGSASASEILSGALQDHKRAVIVGTKTFGKGLVQSVRSLGDGSGLAVTIAKYLTPNGRDINKHGIDPDVVIELTDAQRKALQKDREKIGTLADPQFAKAFEILKQQVAKGGSSTVQSAVN, from the coding sequence ATGGATAAGCAGAAACGCGGGCTAATTTTAGGAGCAACGGCCTTGTTGTTAACCACCGTAACGGTGACAGGCGTGGGACTTCGTTTGGCTCGCTCTCAGGCTTTCTTTCAGGATAATCCCAAAGAGGTGGTGGATGAAGTTTGGCAAATCGTGAATCGAACCTACGTGGATGGCACTTTTAATCAGGTCGATTGGCGAGCCGTCCGCAAGGATTATTTGGGTCGTACCTACAAAAATCCAGATGAGGCCTACAAAGCCATTCGGGAAATGTTGAAAAAGTTGGGCGATCCCTATACCCGCTTTATGAACCCAGAAGAATTTCAGGCTATGCAAATCGATACATCTGGAGAATTATCAGGTGTGGGTATCCAGTTAGCCCAGGATAAGGATAGCAAAAAATTAATCGTCATTGCGCCCATTGAGTCAACCCCGGCCTATAAAGCAGGTATTTTAGCCAAAGACGTGATTGTCAAAATTGATGGCAAATCGACTAAGGGGATGGAAGTGGATGATGCGGTGAAGTTGATTCGTGGTAAGCCAGGGACTCAAGTGGTTCTCACCATTAAACGCGGCAATCGCAACATTGATTATCCCTTAGTAAGAGCCAAGATCGAAATCCATCCTGTCCGGGCTGAAGCAGAGAATACGGCGATCGGCAAGATCGGTTATATCCGCTTAAATCAATTCAGTGCTCACGCTGGAGATGAAATGCGGACAGCTATGCAGGCTTTAGAGAAGCAAAATGTCAAGGGTTATATTTTGGACTTACGGTCTAATCCAGGCGGTTTACTCTATGCCAGTGTCGATATTGGTCGTCTCTGGTTAAAGGATGGCAAAATTGTCTCTACGGTTGATCGCCAAGGGGAAGTTGAGCAGCAAAGTGCCAATAATCAGCAATTAACGAATAAACCCCTCGTGGTTTTAGTGGATGGGGGTTCGGCCAGTGCCAGTGAAATTCTATCGGGAGCCTTACAGGATCATAAACGGGCCGTGATTGTGGGGACAAAAACCTTTGGTAAGGGTCTGGTGCAATCCGTTCGCAGTCTTGGGGATGGTTCCGGTTTAGCCGTGACGATCGCCAAATATCTAACACCGAATGGACGCGATATCAATAAGCATGGCATTGATCCCGATGTGGTAATTGAGTTAACCGATGCCCAACGCAAAGCCCTGCAAAAGGATCGGGAGAAAATTGGCACCTTAGCTGATCCCCAATTTGCTAAAGCCTTTGAGATCCTCAAACAACAGGTTGCTAAAGGGGGAAGTTCAACGGTTCAGTCTGCTGTTAATTAG
- a CDS encoding SDR family NAD(P)-dependent oxidoreductase — MNLQAKTALVTGASRGIGRAIALELALSGLQRLIVVARNQENLVQLAQEIAQLNANIEVVVLPLDLTQPVMVNTAIAKTWRDHGPIHLLVNCAGVAHQSSFLESRFPEVYQEISLNLLGLYTITRCVARRMVSHKEGTIVNVSSLMGKVAAPTMATYSATKFAILGFSQALRSELAAHNIRVVTLLPTLTDTDMVKELKRFRWVRAMTPKRVATTFMRGLQQGKTEILVGWQSHLAVWCQRLAPWLMDQILAFSAPQSV, encoded by the coding sequence ATGAATTTACAGGCAAAGACTGCTTTAGTAACTGGGGCATCCAGAGGAATTGGCCGGGCGATCGCCCTTGAATTAGCTCTATCGGGATTACAACGTTTGATTGTGGTTGCCCGGAATCAGGAAAATCTGGTACAACTGGCTCAGGAAATTGCACAGCTTAATGCCAACATTGAGGTTGTGGTTCTGCCGTTGGATCTCACTCAACCGGTGATGGTAAATACGGCGATCGCCAAAACCTGGCGGGATCATGGCCCCATCCATCTTCTGGTTAACTGTGCGGGAGTTGCTCACCAAAGTTCCTTTTTAGAAAGTCGTTTTCCAGAGGTCTATCAAGAAATTTCTCTGAATCTATTAGGACTCTATACCATTACCCGTTGTGTTGCACGGCGAATGGTTTCCCACAAAGAAGGAACGATTGTCAATGTCTCCAGCTTAATGGGGAAAGTGGCCGCTCCGACAATGGCGACCTACTCTGCTACAAAATTTGCCATTCTGGGTTTTAGTCAGGCTCTCCGCAGTGAACTCGCTGCCCATAATATTCGGGTTGTCACCTTACTGCCCACCCTGACCGATACCGATATGGTCAAAGAACTCAAACGCTTCCGTTGGGTTAGGGCTATGACTCCTAAGCGAGTTGCCACGACTTTTATGCGAGGACTTCAACAAGGAAAGACAGAAATTTTGGTCGGTTGGCAGAGTCACTTAGCGGTGTGGTGTCAGCGTTTAGCCCCTTGGCTGATGGATCAGATTCTCGCTTTCTCGGCTCCCCAATCCGTCTAA
- a CDS encoding MoxR family ATPase, whose protein sequence is MKFPFYEGRGKKLDDSAPVTLPISRRSQLLKPENYIADQGLKDACNVALLLGQPLLLTGEPGTGKTQFAASLAWELGFEPPLKFEIKSTSTARDLFYTYDALKRFQDIQSKTSSSSELLHYITYQALGLAILKTKEPSEVKSLLSAEFAHVGKSRSVVLIDEMDKAPRDFPNDLLNELEHLYFRIPELGNVKIEADPTLQPIVIITSNSEKDLPEAFLRRCIYYNIPFPEPDRLKEIVSNHLDLASDSKFLQDAIALFERLRKSGLRKKPATAELLSWLLALQGFKTEPEIVLTETNIRQTLSSLIKTTEDQEKAQEIVKQWIKEQSNGSANNP, encoded by the coding sequence ATGAAATTTCCATTTTACGAAGGTAGGGGTAAGAAATTAGATGATTCAGCCCCTGTTACGCTGCCAATTTCTCGCCGATCGCAGTTGCTTAAACCCGAAAATTATATTGCCGATCAAGGGTTGAAGGATGCTTGTAATGTCGCTTTATTGCTAGGACAACCTTTATTGCTGACAGGAGAACCAGGCACAGGTAAAACTCAATTTGCGGCTAGTTTAGCGTGGGAACTCGGTTTTGAGCCACCGTTAAAGTTTGAAATTAAATCCACTAGCACCGCTAGAGACCTGTTTTATACCTATGATGCTTTGAAGCGTTTTCAGGATATTCAAAGTAAGACCTCTTCTTCTTCTGAATTATTACATTATATTACCTATCAAGCTTTAGGATTAGCCATTTTAAAGACGAAGGAACCCAGTGAAGTTAAAAGTCTTTTGTCGGCAGAATTTGCCCATGTTGGCAAGTCCCGCTCTGTGGTTTTAATTGATGAAATGGATAAAGCTCCCCGTGATTTTCCCAATGATCTGCTCAATGAGTTAGAGCATTTATATTTTCGGATTCCAGAGTTAGGCAATGTCAAGATTGAAGCCGATCCCACGCTGCAACCGATTGTTATTATTACTAGCAATTCTGAAAAGGATTTACCTGAAGCTTTTCTACGCCGTTGTATTTATTACAATATTCCCTTTCCTGAACCCGATCGCCTTAAGGAGATTGTGTCTAATCATTTAGACCTGGCAAGTGACAGCAAATTTCTGCAAGATGCGATCGCCCTATTTGAACGATTACGCAAATCTGGACTGAGAAAGAAACCAGCAACGGCGGAATTGTTAAGTTGGTTATTGGCCCTACAAGGGTTTAAAACGGAGCCAGAAATTGTCTTGACGGAAACCAATATTCGTCAAACCCTGAGCAGTTTAATTAAAACCACTGAGGATCAGGAAAAAGCGCAAGAAATTGTCAAACAATGGATCAAAGAACAAAGCAATGGATCAGCAAATAACCCATGA
- a CDS encoding FtsQ-type POTRA domain-containing protein, with protein sequence MKVWQSLWRFSVLCSAVGGLVWLMSWPEWSIRDRTQVQLKGNQWVSSDQLYKQVPLVYPQSIWQLSTQQISQKMSTIPSLEKVDVTRQLLPAQLTITVRERRPVALAVTTEGPGFVDREGIFIPAASYEKTAIQVKLPKSPLFLGYDPQYQTFWKNLYPLLAQSSVKIDIINGRNPSNLTMKTDLGMVYLGSNLSQFPQQLQVLNLMKQLPSRVPPHRVAYIDLTQPKAPSVQITMPSPKQSPASNVKKP encoded by the coding sequence TTGAAAGTATGGCAATCGCTTTGGCGTTTTTCTGTACTTTGTAGTGCCGTGGGGGGGTTGGTTTGGCTGATGAGTTGGCCAGAATGGAGCATTCGCGATCGCACTCAAGTTCAGTTAAAGGGGAATCAATGGGTTTCCTCTGACCAATTATACAAGCAAGTACCTTTAGTCTATCCCCAATCCATTTGGCAACTTTCCACTCAGCAGATTAGCCAAAAAATGTCCACCATTCCATCTTTGGAGAAGGTGGATGTCACCCGTCAATTATTGCCAGCCCAATTAACCATCACCGTAAGGGAACGTCGCCCTGTGGCCCTAGCGGTGACAACTGAAGGGCCGGGATTTGTCGATAGAGAGGGCATTTTTATTCCAGCCGCTTCCTATGAAAAAACTGCGATCCAAGTCAAACTCCCCAAATCGCCGTTGTTTCTTGGCTATGATCCCCAATATCAAACATTCTGGAAAAATTTATATCCGCTTTTAGCCCAATCTTCAGTCAAGATTGACATTATCAACGGTCGTAATCCTAGCAATCTGACCATGAAAACCGATCTGGGTATGGTTTACCTTGGCTCAAACCTCTCCCAATTCCCCCAGCAACTTCAGGTGCTAAATCTCATGAAACAATTGCCTTCGCGTGTTCCACCCCATCGAGTTGCTTATATTGACTTGACTCAACCCAAAGCACCTTCTGTCCAAATCACGATGCCATCTCCAAAGCAATCACCTGCCAGTAATGTCAAGAAGCCATGA